A single genomic interval of Luteolibacter arcticus harbors:
- a CDS encoding RICIN domain-containing protein yields the protein MKQSAIVCSLAVLLPLLAPAAEQEYVTYVKPLYTTRLKDSQGGYNQMMSKIKVSFEMLNTALRNSQISFEAQMVYPMEVSPIVETPFDEFGTLWDRIRNQDAQGTWTAYTTQGADHLSYFDSVGSGAGKAYVPGEFAFHGGVGNTVFRHEMGHNFGCSHSDGFQTPVGNTIMNGNSLPYFSNPNITYQGYALGDATHNSSAKITANRPTSAGRRALNVDAATTSVTWFMIAKHSSLAVDVQGGTTTPGTPIIQWAPHYGTNQQWQFNDFSGGASTFERSGSGARFVSLTANANGTGLTLQNWAAGKQRYFIEEQADGFSRVRRDDGNGVLDVPGSSQTQGTQLIQYDWSGSNNQRFKPVQKVD from the coding sequence ATGAAACAAAGCGCTATTGTCTGCTCCCTTGCGGTGCTTCTGCCGCTCCTCGCTCCGGCCGCCGAACAAGAATACGTCACCTATGTGAAGCCGCTCTACACCACGCGTCTCAAGGATTCGCAGGGCGGATACAACCAGATGATGTCGAAGATCAAGGTGTCCTTCGAGATGCTGAACACAGCACTCCGGAACTCCCAGATCAGCTTCGAGGCCCAGATGGTCTATCCAATGGAGGTCTCACCGATTGTCGAAACGCCCTTCGACGAATTCGGAACCCTTTGGGACCGGATCCGCAACCAGGATGCCCAAGGCACCTGGACCGCCTATACCACCCAAGGCGCGGACCACCTGTCCTACTTCGATTCCGTCGGCTCCGGTGCAGGCAAGGCCTACGTGCCCGGGGAGTTCGCCTTCCATGGCGGCGTGGGCAACACCGTCTTCCGCCACGAGATGGGCCACAACTTCGGTTGCAGCCACTCGGACGGCTTCCAGACGCCGGTCGGGAACACGATCATGAATGGCAACTCGCTGCCGTACTTCAGCAATCCCAACATCACCTACCAAGGCTACGCACTGGGAGACGCCACGCACAACAGCTCCGCGAAGATCACCGCCAACCGCCCGACCTCCGCAGGCCGGCGCGCCTTGAACGTTGATGCCGCGACGACCTCGGTCACCTGGTTCATGATCGCCAAGCATAGTAGTCTGGCGGTCGATGTCCAAGGCGGCACCACCACTCCCGGCACGCCGATCATCCAGTGGGCACCGCACTACGGCACGAACCAACAGTGGCAGTTCAACGACTTCAGCGGCGGTGCGAGCACCTTTGAGCGCAGCGGCAGCGGCGCGAGATTCGTGAGCCTCACCGCGAATGCCAACGGCACCGGCCTGACCCTCCAGAACTGGGCCGCCGGCAAGCAACGCTACTTCATCGAGGAACAGGCCGACGGCTTCTCGCGTGTCCGCCGCGATGATGGTAACGGCGTGCTGGATGTCCCCGGGTCCTCGCAGACGCAGGGCACCCAGTTGATTCAATACGACTGGTCCGGCAGCAACAACCAGCGCTTCAAGCCGGTCCAGAAGGTCGATTGA